The Pseudomonas sp. KU26590 genomic sequence AATCGCTGACTTTCATGAGCGGCAGGCTGCCAGTGATTTCCGAGGCGGCCACGCGCAGACGGTGCGCCAGCTTGAAGTGGCGCAGGGCTTCCATTTGCTGTTCGAGGTCGTCCTCGGGAATTCGCGTCAGGCGCTCGCGCAGCTCGGCGGCCAGTTCGAGGGCCTGGGGCGGGCTGAACAGGCGACCTTCGTTAAGCAGCTCATCGAGCAGTAACGGGAAACGAGCGATCTGCTCGGCAATCCAGGGGCTGGCCGCGCACAGCGTCAGCAATCGACGCAGCGCGCCGGGGTTCTCGGTGAGCAACACCAGATACGCCGAGCGACGCGCCACCGCTTCCACCAGCGGCAGCACGCGTTCCAGCACCAGATCGGGATTGTCGTGTTCGACCGCTTGGGCGAGCAGACGCGGAATAAAGGCATCGAGCCGCTCACGCCCCAGACGCTGCATCGAGCGCAGCTGCGAACTGCTGCGCAGGTTACTCAGGTTTTTCAGCGCTCGCGGCGCATCGGCGAATCCGCCCTCCTGCAATTGAAGGCAGGCGCTTTCTTCGTTTTGCGACTCTTCCCACAGGGGCAGCCACTCGCCACCGACGATTTCCTCACCGTGATCCTCCTGGCCTTCTTCCTCGTCAGGGTCGGCGATGACCTGCCGGAAGTGCCACCCGACGCGCTCGCGCCAGTACATCAATTGCTCATGAAAACTCGCCCAATCGGCAAAGCCCATCATGAACGCGATACGCGCCTGATCCTGGGGGTCGTCCGGGAGCATTTGCGTCTGGCGATCAGCGATTGCCTGAATGGCGTGCTCGGTGTAGCGCAGAAACTGATAGCCCTCACGCAGCTCATCAATGACGGCAGCGGGCAGATAGCCCTGGCCTTCAAGGGTTTTCAGCACCTTGAGCAGCGGCCGCTGCTGCAGGCTCAGGTCGCGACCGCCGTGAATCAGCTGGAACGCCTGGGCGATGAACTCCACTTCGCGGATGCCGCCGGAGCCCAGCTTGATGTTCTCGGCCATGCCCTTACGGCGGACTTCCTGCTGGATCAGCTGCTTCATGGTGCGCAGCGCTTCGATGGCCGAGAAGTCCAGATAGCGGCGATAGACAAACGGCCGCAGCATGTCGAGCAACTCGCTGCCCTTCTCTTGGTCACCGCCGACCACCCGCGCCTTGATCATGGCGTAGCGTTCCCAGTCACGGCCCTGATCCTGGTAATACTGCTCCAGCGCGTTGAAGCTGAGCACCAATGCACCGGAAGACCCATACGGGCGCAGGCGCATGTCGACGCGAAAGACAAAGCCGTCGACAGTGACCGGGTCCAGCGCCTTGATCAGTCGCTGACCGAGGCGGATGAAAAATTCCTGATTATCCAGCGGGCGTTTGACGCCTTGGGTTTCGCCACCTTCGGGGTAGGCAAAGATGAGGTCGATATCGGACGACAGGTTCAGCTCGACGGCGCCCAGCTTGCCCATGCCGAGGATGACCATCTGCTGCGGCTCGCCGGTCCGACGGCCGGTCGGGGTGCCGAATTGCTGACAATGGCGCTCGTACAGCCACTTGTAAGCCAGATCGATGCAGCCATCTGCCATGTCCGAGAGATCGCGGCAGGTTTCCACCAGATCAGCCTGCCGAGTCAGATCCCGCCAGATAATTCGCACTTGCTGGCGCGTGCGTTGACGACGTAGATTACGCCCCAGCTCATCGTCGCTGGCAGCCTGAACGACGGCATTGGCGATGTGCCCAAGCAGCTCGCCGGGCGCAAAACTGCGCTCCAGCTCACCGGATTCAACGAGGTCGAGCAGCATCAGCGGATCGCGTGAAACCTGATCGGCGACGAAGTCGCTGGCCGCACACACACGATCAAACGCCAACAGCCGCGCCTCGGGCCAGGCCTGAAACTGCTGCCTGGCGTCATCTGTGAGGGAATCCATAGCAGTGCGCCAGGATTGGCGCGCACGTGTGAGCAACGTCAGAAGGACATCAGGCAGCTCGGCCAGCAGGGGAAGGCTCATGGTCTATCCTTGATCGGCGTTCAAATGCCAGCCCGCTCTGGCGGTTGTGTACACGCCACGGACGGACTGTCGAACAAAGGTTAAAAATTGCTGATGGCTGAAGATTCTTGGCTGCCAGCATGATCAATCAGGCGACTCGTCAGATTTTTGCACCGACAACACCGCTTTACCGGACACTGCACCACGAGCGAAGACATCGCTCCGCTGTAGTTTTACTACTGTATATACAAGTCAAAAAGCTGAATTAGCCCGAGATTTGTAGTAAAACTACACAACACCGGGGACCCATCCGGTCATCCAAGAATTTTATATCGTCTGCCCACAAGGCCAGTCGCAACAAACTCAGGCAACCGATTCTGGAAGCCTTTCCGCCCTGGAGCAAGCCATGCAAGACCTCGATCCCGTCGAAACCCAGGAATGGCTGGACGCCCTGGAATCGGTTCTCGACAAAGAAGGCGAAGACCGTGCTCATTACCTGATGACCCGTATGGGCGAGCTGGCCACACGAAGTGGTTCGCAACTGCCTTACGCCATCACCACGCCTTATCGCAACACCATCCCCGTTACCCACGAAGCACGCATGCCCGGCGACCTGTTCATGGAACGCCGCATTCGCTCGCTGGTACGTTGGAACGCTTTGGCGATGGTGGTCAAGACCAACATCGGCGACCCGGATCTGGGCGGCCACATCTCCAGCTTCGCTTCCAGCGCAACCCTGTACGACATCGGCTTCAACTACTTCTTCCAGGCCCCGACCGACGAACACGGCGGCGACCTGATCTACTTCCAGGGTCACGCATCGCCAGGCGTCTACGCCCGTGCGTTCATGGAAGGCCGCATCACCGAAGACCAGATGAACAACTTCCGTCAGGAAGTCGATGGCAACGGTCTGTCGTCCTATCCGCACCCGTGGCTGATGAAAGACTTCTGGCAGTTCCCGACCGTTTCCATGGGCCTGGGTCCGATTCAGGCGATCTACCAGGCGCGCTTCATGAAGTACCTGGAGCACCGCGGCTACATCCCTGAAGGCAAGCAGAAAGTCTGGTGCTTCCTGGGCGACGGCGAGACCGACGAGCCGGAATCCCTGGGCGCCATTGCCCTGGCCGGTCGCGAGAAGCTCGACAACCTGATCTTCGTCGTGAACTGCAACCTGCAGCGTCTGGACGGTCCGGTTCGCGGCAACGCCAAGATCATCCAGGAACTGGAAGGCGTGTTCCGCGGTGCTCAGTGGAACGTGACCAAAGTCATCTGGGGCCGTTTCTGGGACCCACTGCTAGCCAAGGACGTCGACGGCATCCTGCAACGTCGCATGGACGAAGTCATCGACGGCGAATATCAGAACTACAAAGCAAAAGACGGCGCTTTCGTACGCGAACACTTCTTCAACTCGCCAGAACTCAAGGCGATGGTTGCGGATATGTCCGACGACGAAATCTGGAAGCTCAACCGTGGCGGCCACGACCCGTACAAGGTCTTCGCGGCTTACCACGCAGCGGTGAACCACAAGGGTCAGCCGACCGTGGTTCTGGCCAAGACGATCAAGGGTTATGGCACCGGCGCCGGTGAAGCGAAAAACACCGCGCACAACACCAAGAAGGTTGACGTCGACAGCCTGCGTCACTTCCGTGACCGCTTCGACATCCCGATCAAGGATGATCAGCTCGAAGCCCTGCCGTTCTTCAAGCCGGAAGAAGGCAGCGCCGAAGCGCGTTACCTGGCCGAGCGTCGTGCTGCACTGGGCGGCTTCGTGCCACAGCGTCGCGCGCAGAGCTTCAGCCTGCCGACCCCGCCGCTGGAAACCCTCAAGGCCATCCTTGACGGCTCCGGCGACCGCGAAATCTCCACCACCATGGCCTTCGTGCGCATCCTGACCCAACTGGTCAAGGACAAGGAAGTGGGTCAGCGCATCGTTCCGATCATCCCGGACGAAGCCCGTACCTTCGGCATGGAAGGCATGTTCCGCCAGCTGGGTATCTACTCGTCCGTAGGCCAGTTGTACGAGCCGGTCGACAAAGAACAAGTGATGTTCTACCGCGAGGACAAGAAGGGGCAGATCCTCGAGGAAGGCATCAACGAAGCCGGTGCGATGTCGTCGTTCATCGCGGCGGGTACTTCGTACAGCAGCCACAACCAGCCGATGATTCCGTTCTACATCTTCTACTCGATGTTCGGTTTCCAGCGTATCGGCGACCTGGCATGGGCCGCAGGCGACAGCCGCACCCGTGGCTTCCTGATCGGCGGCACCGCCGGTCGTACCACCCTGAACGGTGAAGGTCTGCAGCACGAAGACGGTCACAGCCACATCCTGGCGTCGACCATCCCGAACTGCCGCACCTTCGATCCAACCTACGGCTACGAGCTGGCGGTGATCATTCAGGACGGCATGAAGAAGATGTTCGAAGAACAACAGGACGTCTTCTACTACCTGACCGTGATGAACGAGTCCTACACGCAACCTGCCATGCCGGCCGGTTCCGAGGAAGGCATCATCAAGGGCATGTACCTGCTCGAAGAAGACACCAAGGAAGCCGCCCACCACGTGCAGCTGCTGGGTTCGGGCACCATCCTGCGTGAAGTACGCGAGGCGGCGAAGATCCTGCGCGAGCAGTTCAACATTGGTGCGGACGTCTGGAGCGTCACCAGCTTCAACGAATTGCGTCGCGACGGCCTGGCCGTAGAGCGCAGCAACCGTCTGAAGCCGGGGCAGAAGCCACAGTTGAGCTACGTTGAAGAATGCCTCAGTGGCCGTAAAGGTCCGGTGATTGCTTCGACCGACTACATGAAACTGTTCGCTGACCAGATCCGTCAGTGGGTTCCGAGCAAGGAATACAAGGTGTTGGGCACCGACGGTTTCGGCCGTAGCGACAGCCGCAAGAAGCTGCGCAACTTCTTTGAAGTTGACCGTCACTTCGTGGTGCTGGCGGCCCTGGAAGCCTTGGCCGATCGCGGCGATATCGAACCTAAAGTCGTGGCGGAAGCCATTGCCAAGTTCGGTATCGATCCTGAAAAGCGCAACCCGCTGGACTGCTAAGGTCTGCGTAACGATCGAATAGAGCGCTGAAATGTGCGCGAAACAGCCGCCGATGCGGAATTTGCTTCGGTAAATGAGCATCCAGGCTGTTTCGTTGCAGAAGAATCGGCGCAGTCGAGGAACAGGTTCTCCTAAGGAGAGACATTGTGAGTGAGTTAATTCGCGTACCCGACATCGGCAACGGTGAAGGTGAAGTCATTGAGTTGATGGTCAAGGTCGGTGATCGCATCGAAGCTGACCAGAGCGTGCTGACGCTGGAGTCGGACAAGGCAAGCATGGAAATCCCTGCGCCTAAAGCCGGTGTCATCAAGGCGATGAAAGTGAAGCTGGGCGACCGCCTGAAAGAAGGCGACGAATTGTTTGAGCTGGAAGTGGAAGGCGAAGCGGCGGCCGAGCCTGCTGCTGCACCTGCTGCTGCCGCACCTGCCCCTGCTGCTGAAAAGCCAGCCGAGAAGCCAGCCGAAGCCGAAGCGGCGCCTGCCGCAGCGGCTGCACCTGCTGCTTCGGATACCGTCCAAGACATTCATGTTCCGGACATCGGTTCGTCGGGCAAGGCTCGCATCATCGAGCTGATGGTCAAAGTGGGCGACAGCATCGAAGCTGATCAATCCTTGATCACCCTGGAATCCGACAAAGCCTCGATGGAGATCCCGTCTCCAGCCGCAGGCGTTATCGAAAGCATCAACGTCAAGGTCGAAGACGAAGTCGGCACGGGCGACCTGATTCTGAAATTGAAAGTGGCCGGCGCTGCACCTGCTGCCGCGCCTGCTCAGGCGGCTGCCCCGGCTCCGGCCAAGGCTGAAGCGGCTGCTCCGGCGGCCGCCGCTGCTCCGGCACCGGCTGCAAAAGCTGAAAGCGCGCCTGCGCCAGCCGCTGCACCTGCGAACAACGGCGCCAAGGTTCACGCTGGCCCGGCTGTTCGTCAGCTGGCGCGCGAGTTCGGCGTCGAGCTGAACGCTGTTTCGGCAACCGGCCCACATGGTCGCGTGCTCAAAGAAGACGTGCAGGCGTACGTCAAATCGATCATGACCAAGTCCAAGGACGCGCCTGCTGCTGGCGGCGCTGCCGGCGGCATGGGCATCCCGCCGATTCCGGAAGTCGATTTCAGCCGTTTCGGCGAAACCGAAGAAGTGCCGATGACGCGTCTGATGCAGCTGGGCGCGACCGGT encodes the following:
- the glnE gene encoding bifunctional [glutamate--ammonia ligase]-adenylyl-L-tyrosine phosphorylase/[glutamate--ammonia-ligase] adenylyltransferase, encoding MSLPLLAELPDVLLTLLTRARQSWRTAMDSLTDDARQQFQAWPEARLLAFDRVCAASDFVADQVSRDPLMLLDLVESGELERSFAPGELLGHIANAVVQAASDDELGRNLRRQRTRQQVRIIWRDLTRQADLVETCRDLSDMADGCIDLAYKWLYERHCQQFGTPTGRRTGEPQQMVILGMGKLGAVELNLSSDIDLIFAYPEGGETQGVKRPLDNQEFFIRLGQRLIKALDPVTVDGFVFRVDMRLRPYGSSGALVLSFNALEQYYQDQGRDWERYAMIKARVVGGDQEKGSELLDMLRPFVYRRYLDFSAIEALRTMKQLIQQEVRRKGMAENIKLGSGGIREVEFIAQAFQLIHGGRDLSLQQRPLLKVLKTLEGQGYLPAAVIDELREGYQFLRYTEHAIQAIADRQTQMLPDDPQDQARIAFMMGFADWASFHEQLMYWRERVGWHFRQVIADPDEEEGQEDHGEEIVGGEWLPLWEESQNEESACLQLQEGGFADAPRALKNLSNLRSSSQLRSMQRLGRERLDAFIPRLLAQAVEHDNPDLVLERVLPLVEAVARRSAYLVLLTENPGALRRLLTLCAASPWIAEQIARFPLLLDELLNEGRLFSPPQALELAAELRERLTRIPEDDLEQQMEALRHFKLAHRLRVAASEITGSLPLMKVSDYLTWLAEAILEQVLALAWRHTVARHGSPRRPDGTLCDPGFVIVGYGKVGGIELGHGSDLDLVFIHDGDPQAETDGAKPIDGAQFFTRLGQRIIHLITTQTNSGLLYEVDMRLRPSGASGLLVSSLGAFSRYQENEAWTWEHQALVRARVLVGSTDVGRQFEAVRASVLGRERDLPKLRQEVSEMRTKMRDNLGTRTTAAGKGSNAFEPAARFDLKQDAGGIVDIEFMVQYAALAWSREHPALLRYTDNIRILEGLEEAGLMAAADAGLLREAYKAYRSAAHRQALQNDPGVVAGDQFVTERREVMRIWGQLGLG
- the aceE gene encoding pyruvate dehydrogenase (acetyl-transferring), homodimeric type, giving the protein MQDLDPVETQEWLDALESVLDKEGEDRAHYLMTRMGELATRSGSQLPYAITTPYRNTIPVTHEARMPGDLFMERRIRSLVRWNALAMVVKTNIGDPDLGGHISSFASSATLYDIGFNYFFQAPTDEHGGDLIYFQGHASPGVYARAFMEGRITEDQMNNFRQEVDGNGLSSYPHPWLMKDFWQFPTVSMGLGPIQAIYQARFMKYLEHRGYIPEGKQKVWCFLGDGETDEPESLGAIALAGREKLDNLIFVVNCNLQRLDGPVRGNAKIIQELEGVFRGAQWNVTKVIWGRFWDPLLAKDVDGILQRRMDEVIDGEYQNYKAKDGAFVREHFFNSPELKAMVADMSDDEIWKLNRGGHDPYKVFAAYHAAVNHKGQPTVVLAKTIKGYGTGAGEAKNTAHNTKKVDVDSLRHFRDRFDIPIKDDQLEALPFFKPEEGSAEARYLAERRAALGGFVPQRRAQSFSLPTPPLETLKAILDGSGDREISTTMAFVRILTQLVKDKEVGQRIVPIIPDEARTFGMEGMFRQLGIYSSVGQLYEPVDKEQVMFYREDKKGQILEEGINEAGAMSSFIAAGTSYSSHNQPMIPFYIFYSMFGFQRIGDLAWAAGDSRTRGFLIGGTAGRTTLNGEGLQHEDGHSHILASTIPNCRTFDPTYGYELAVIIQDGMKKMFEEQQDVFYYLTVMNESYTQPAMPAGSEEGIIKGMYLLEEDTKEAAHHVQLLGSGTILREVREAAKILREQFNIGADVWSVTSFNELRRDGLAVERSNRLKPGQKPQLSYVEECLSGRKGPVIASTDYMKLFADQIRQWVPSKEYKVLGTDGFGRSDSRKKLRNFFEVDRHFVVLAALEALADRGDIEPKVVAEAIAKFGIDPEKRNPLDC
- the aceF gene encoding dihydrolipoyllysine-residue acetyltransferase; translation: MSELIRVPDIGNGEGEVIELMVKVGDRIEADQSVLTLESDKASMEIPAPKAGVIKAMKVKLGDRLKEGDELFELEVEGEAAAEPAAAPAAAAPAPAAEKPAEKPAEAEAAPAAAAAPAASDTVQDIHVPDIGSSGKARIIELMVKVGDSIEADQSLITLESDKASMEIPSPAAGVIESINVKVEDEVGTGDLILKLKVAGAAPAAAPAQAAAPAPAKAEAAAPAAAAAPAPAAKAESAPAPAAAPANNGAKVHAGPAVRQLAREFGVELNAVSATGPHGRVLKEDVQAYVKSIMTKSKDAPAAGGAAGGMGIPPIPEVDFSRFGETEEVPMTRLMQLGATGLHRSWLNIPHVTQFDQADITDLEAFRIAQKAVAEKAGVKLTILPLLLKASAHMLKELPDFNSSLAPSGKAIIRKKYFNIGFAVDTPEGLLVPVIKNVDQKSLLQLAAEAAELAEKARSKKLSANDMQGACFTISSLGHIGGTGFTPIVNAPEVAILGVSKATMQPVWDGKAFQPRLMLPLSLSYDHRVINGAAAARFTKRLSELLADIRTILL